The proteins below come from a single Actinomycetota bacterium genomic window:
- a CDS encoding transposase, translating to MMKGKPYPPEFRAEAVRLHRMSGRSLRAAAAEIGVSVSALRHWFRQAEIDEGKAIGLTSEERDELKRLKRENKLLKEEKEILKKAALFFARETDQKR from the coding sequence CCCGCCGGAGTTTCGCGCCGAAGCGGTACGACTTCACAGGATGAGTGGACGATCGCTTAGAGCGGCAGCGGCTGAGATCGGGGTCTCGGTAAGTGCCCTTAGACACTGGTTCCGCCAAGCCGAGATAGATGAGGGAAAGGCGATCGGCCTAACGAGTGAGGAGCGCGATGAGCTGAAGCGCCTTAAGCGAGAAAATAAGCTTTTGAAGGAGGAAAAAGAGATTCTCAAGAAGGCCGCGCTTTTCTTCGCCCGGGAGACCGATCAAAAGAGATGA